Part of the Oncorhynchus kisutch isolate 150728-3 linkage group LG2, Okis_V2, whole genome shotgun sequence genome, TGTCTGGGAACGGCTCACCGACCAGACAAGGTTAACGTGTTCAGGACAAACATACTTCAAAATGGTCGCACAACCTATCTGAGCCCTTGCCCTGACATCATCCAGGTAAAAGAGAACTACAACAGCGTAGCTCAGaaacacatctctccctctacagtgCACTCgagctatctgtctagttttgcatgggaacgcaactcaagggcagaaTAGTGTGTATTGAATAGAAAAAACAACAGCAATTTCTGacaactttccgaatgcaccgtatataAAAACATTGACAaataaattgttgcattttgcgttaatatttttgttaGGTATATATAAAATATGAGGAAAAATGCTATTCTTGTTTTGCAAAATGTTGAGcgattgtttacagacaattCAATCGTTAGGCTTTTATATTTGCACACTTCAAAAAGATTCTATGATTTGGTCAATATAGAATATGTATCAATacccaaaatgtaatttatatTCTCATTAATTTATATTCTAATTTATATTCTCAGGCATAGATAATGACTATCACAGTTATTATGTGTGGTTTATCTGAAAATGTAAAGCAGAAATTAGATTTTATTTACACTATTTTAGTAGAGGGGATACATAAAATAGGTAAACCAGTCTTTAGTAATTATCATGCCTTATAATAAGTGTTAGCCTATGTTTCTCCTCATTAGTATAGCTTTCTACTGAGAAAGAAAGGAAGTACTCGGCAATGTCAGCCTTAGTAGAAAAACCAAATTGGACTGAATATAACATTGGGAGCTATGGCTAATTATTCATTCATTTTTAAGTAAGAAAAATCAATTGTAGTGAACACAAACATAGAAGTTCTTGTGCTCCTCCCAGTAGTGTAGCTCTTCGGCAAAGCTCCAGACACAGGCCAGGTCTTTGAAATTCTTGACCGTGTGGACTGCACATGGACCTGGCAACTGCTCAAACAGGAGCTCAGCTGTACCCACTACGGTGAGTTTCTTCTGACCCTGGATCAGCTGCTGGATGTGGGCCTTGTCCAGAGGCTCGGGCGAGGCACTGTAGGAGACCATGATGTTCAGCTTCTCGTCTGTCGCTGGCACCTGAAAGCGATTTTTTCCTGTGGGGCACTGGATGTCTTTTTTGTTGGAGAACAGGCCCGAAGGGGAGCTGAATATACGGACAGACCAGCACACCCAGTCATACTTTCTTTTCAGCTTCTCCAAAATGGTGTCTGCCAGCTGCTGGTTGCTCAGGTCAGAGTGGTCCCTAACCAACCTCCGAGAATCTAGTTCAGCCTGCTTGGGGAAGCTGGTGATGCAGTCCTCAATGACAGCATTCATTTTCACCTGTACATTCTTCATCTTTTCACCCCAGTCTTGAAGAAGCTTCTCTTTGTCATTGCAGTGCTTTAGAGCGTTGTAGCCCATCAGAGCGATGAGGCCTATGCAAAACAGTTTCTTCAACCTGTCACAGAAGTCTTCCATTGCGGGTCGACTTTTCTCCTCATAGTTAAAAATAATTTCCAACACTGACTCTCTAGAGAAGTTGTCTCCCATCACGGCA contains:
- the LOC109901968 gene encoding protein rapunzel-like, producing MAGQLQKFIAEKKTLLETVMEVFEQGAEVVASIAGDIFPVFTIVAPIMKLALDNVESKEAAFMKEQFQKVRERLEVVSEEMQRINEEIKKSGADAAYFSVEENISNQFRKCMDILNAKPEFHEKKKERFMEHFIKTGGEKNLHTLYSAVMGDNFSRESVLEIIFNYEEKSRPAMEDFCDRLKKLFCIGLIALMGYNALKHCNDKEKLLQDWGEKMKNVQVKMNAVIEDCITSFPKQAELDSRRLVRDHSDLSNQQLADTILEKLKRKYDWVCWSVRIFSSPSGLFSNKKDIQCPTGKNRFQVPATDEKLNIMVSYSASPEPLDKAHIQQLIQGQKKLTVVGTAELLFEQLPGPCAVHTVKNFKDLACVWSFAEELHYWEEHKNFYVCVHYN